Proteins encoded together in one Microbacterium sp. zg-Y625 window:
- a CDS encoding dipeptidase, translating into MTSDLSRPEAVRAAAAAAVPAALADLGALVRIPSIAFPGFDPAEVRRSAEAVKQLAEGLGIFERVEVRDAAIPGTEERGMPAVLATRAARNGRPTILLYAHHDVQPVGDDALWESPPFEPTVRDGRLYARGAADDKAGVMAHIGALRALTEALGPDFDLGVALFIEGEEEAGSRSFAAFLEENADALRADVIVVADSGNWDSRTPAVTVSLRGNARFTLTVRTLEHASHSGMFGGAVPDAMMATVRLLSTLWDADGSVAVAGMTHREAPTPEYSEQTLRDEAGLPDGVSAIGDGTILSRIWNKPSVTVTGIDAPSVANASNTLSPEVSVVISARVAPGQSAQQAYGALEAHLRANAPFGAELTFSDVDFGDGFLVDTAGWAVEDARAALETGYGVAPVDIGVGGSIPFIADLVRVFPEAQILVTGVEDPHARAHSPNESLHLDTFRNALVSEALLLERLDAKSL; encoded by the coding sequence ATGACTTCCGACCTGTCCCGCCCCGAGGCGGTGCGCGCCGCGGCCGCCGCCGCCGTGCCCGCCGCCCTTGCCGACCTGGGCGCGCTGGTGCGCATCCCCTCCATCGCCTTCCCCGGTTTCGACCCCGCCGAGGTGCGTCGGAGCGCAGAGGCCGTGAAGCAGCTCGCCGAGGGGCTCGGCATCTTCGAGCGGGTGGAGGTGCGCGATGCGGCGATCCCCGGCACCGAAGAGCGCGGGATGCCGGCAGTGCTCGCGACCCGCGCTGCGCGCAACGGCCGCCCGACGATCCTGCTCTATGCCCACCACGACGTGCAGCCGGTCGGCGACGACGCACTGTGGGAGTCGCCGCCCTTCGAGCCCACGGTTCGAGACGGCCGCCTCTACGCTCGCGGCGCGGCCGACGACAAGGCCGGTGTGATGGCGCACATCGGCGCCCTCCGCGCGCTCACCGAGGCCCTCGGCCCCGATTTCGATCTCGGCGTCGCCCTGTTCATCGAGGGGGAGGAGGAGGCCGGCTCACGCTCCTTCGCAGCCTTCCTCGAAGAGAACGCAGATGCGCTGCGTGCCGACGTGATCGTCGTGGCGGACTCCGGCAACTGGGATTCGCGCACGCCGGCGGTCACCGTGTCGCTCCGCGGCAACGCGCGCTTCACGCTCACCGTCCGCACGCTCGAGCACGCCTCCCATTCCGGGATGTTCGGGGGCGCGGTGCCGGACGCCATGATGGCCACGGTCCGGCTGCTGTCCACCCTGTGGGATGCCGACGGGAGTGTCGCCGTCGCCGGTATGACCCACCGAGAGGCCCCGACCCCGGAGTACAGCGAGCAGACGCTCCGCGACGAGGCCGGGCTGCCCGACGGGGTGTCCGCCATCGGAGACGGCACCATCCTGAGCCGCATCTGGAACAAGCCGTCCGTGACGGTGACCGGTATCGATGCCCCCAGCGTCGCGAACGCGTCGAACACGCTCAGCCCGGAGGTGTCCGTCGTCATCAGCGCCCGCGTGGCGCCCGGTCAGTCCGCGCAGCAGGCGTACGGGGCGCTGGAGGCCCACCTGCGGGCGAACGCGCCCTTCGGGGCAGAGCTCACCTTCTCGGATGTGGACTTCGGTGACGGCTTCCTCGTCGACACCGCGGGGTGGGCCGTCGAAGATGCGCGCGCCGCGCTCGAGACCGGATACGGGGTGGCCCCCGTCGACATCGGGGTGGGCGGGTCGATCCCGTTCATCGCGGACCTGGTGCGTGTGTTCCCCGAGGCGCAGATCCTCGTCACCGGGGTGGAAGACCCGCACGCGCGTGCGCACAGCCCGAACGAGTCGCTGCACCTGGACACGTTCCGCAATGCGCTGGTCTCCGAGGCGCTCCTGCTGGAGCGGCTGGACGCCAAGAGCCTCTGA
- the erpA gene encoding iron-sulfur cluster insertion protein ErpA — MTDTAQPVAEVVRDHGVSLTDAAAAKVKSLLDQEGRDDLRLRVAVQPGGCSGLIYQLYFDERYLDGDKTVDFDGVEVIVDDMSVPYLDGATIDFKDTISEQGFTIDNPNAAGSCACGDSFH; from the coding sequence ATGACCGACACCGCACAGCCTGTCGCCGAGGTCGTCCGCGACCACGGCGTCTCGCTCACCGACGCCGCCGCCGCCAAGGTCAAGAGCCTGCTCGACCAGGAGGGCCGCGACGACCTGCGCCTGCGCGTGGCCGTGCAGCCGGGCGGCTGCTCGGGCCTGATCTACCAGCTCTACTTCGACGAGCGCTACCTCGACGGCGACAAGACCGTCGACTTCGACGGGGTCGAGGTGATCGTCGACGACATGAGCGTGCCGTACCTCGACGGCGCCACGATCGACTTCAAGGACACCATCTCGGAGCAGGGGTTCACCATCGACAACCCCAACGCGGCAGGCAGCTGCGCGTGCGGCGACAGCTTCCACTGA
- the ctaC gene encoding aa3-type cytochrome oxidase subunit II — protein sequence MRSKRRLRWAAIPLGAATAVTLAACSPTELNGYLPGFEEGGAPATDRVEMVSGLWTTSWIVLLVVGIVTWGLMGWAAIAYRRRRGQTGLPVQMRYNMPIEILYTVIPLILVVGFFAFTARDQSILETQYDDPDVSITAIGKQWSWDFQYNPENGDADDAVWTMGVQAEANEKGDIDQAALPTLYLPVDQTVKIHLQSRDVIHSFWIIDFLYKKDMYIGKDNYWSFTPTREGTYAGKCAELCGEYHSMMLFNVEVVSEDEYEEYLETLRDAGQTGDINDAYDRLQNLPGNKAGEAEGDH from the coding sequence GTGCGATCAAAACGCCGCCTACGCTGGGCCGCCATCCCGTTGGGAGCAGCCACTGCAGTCACGCTGGCTGCGTGCTCCCCGACGGAGCTGAACGGCTATCTCCCCGGCTTCGAGGAGGGCGGCGCTCCGGCGACCGACCGGGTCGAAATGGTCTCCGGGCTGTGGACCACCTCGTGGATCGTGCTCCTTGTGGTCGGCATCGTCACCTGGGGTCTCATGGGGTGGGCCGCCATCGCTTATCGCCGCCGTCGCGGCCAGACGGGCCTGCCCGTGCAGATGCGGTACAACATGCCCATCGAGATCCTGTACACGGTCATCCCGCTGATCCTCGTCGTCGGGTTCTTCGCCTTCACGGCCCGTGACCAGTCGATCCTCGAGACGCAGTACGACGACCCCGACGTCTCGATCACCGCGATCGGCAAGCAGTGGTCGTGGGACTTCCAGTACAACCCCGAGAACGGCGACGCCGACGACGCCGTCTGGACGATGGGCGTGCAGGCCGAAGCCAACGAGAAGGGCGACATCGACCAGGCCGCGCTTCCGACGCTGTACCTGCCGGTCGACCAGACCGTGAAGATCCACCTGCAGTCGCGCGACGTCATCCACTCGTTCTGGATCATCGACTTCCTTTACAAGAAGGACATGTACATCGGCAAGGACAACTACTGGTCCTTCACGCCGACCCGTGAAGGCACCTATGCCGGCAAGTGCGCCGAGCTCTGCGGCGAGTACCACTCGATGATGCTCTTCAACGTCGAGGTCGTCAGCGAGGACGAGTACGAGGAGTACCTCGAGACGCTGCGCGACGCCGGCCAGACCGGTGACATCAACGACGCCTACGATCGCCTGCAGAACCTGCCGGGCAACAAGGCCGGCGAGGCCGAGGGAGACCACTGA
- the ctaD gene encoding aa3-type cytochrome oxidase subunit I: MATTLEGTGQARPTTLPPRQAALLSSSRVEQKGNLIVKWITSTDHKTIGYMYLISSVLFFLLGGVMALIIRAELFEPGMQVVPTMEQYNQLFTMHGTIMLLMFATPLFAGFANAILPLQIGAPDVAFPRLNAFAFWLFLFGSLIAISGFLTPQGAASFGWFAYQPLANASFTPGAGGNLWMLGLGMSGFGTILGAVNFITTIVTMRAPGMTMWRMPIFTWNTLITSILILMAFPVLAAAILSAASDRVLGSHIFDPQNGGVLLWQHLFWFFGHPEVYIIALPFFGIVSEIFPVFSRKPIFGYKTLVYATIAIAALSVAVWAHHMYVTGAVLLPFFALMTMLIAVPTGVKIFNWIGTMWRGSLTFETPMVFALGFLVSFVFGGLTGVILASPPLDFHLSDSYFVVAHFHYVVFGTVVFAMFAGFYFWWPKWTGRMLNERLGYVHFWMLFVGFHLTFLVQHWLGVDGMVRRYADYSAADGWTWENQISTVGAMILGASMIPFLFNVWITARKAPKVTVNDPWGYGGSLEWATSCPPPRHNFTSIPRIRSERPAFDVNHPEAAVPVGVGPAKDAPDAPVVDVSEGEVK; encoded by the coding sequence ATGGCGACGACACTCGAGGGCACGGGACAGGCCCGACCCACCACCCTTCCCCCGCGTCAGGCGGCTCTGCTGAGCTCGTCGCGCGTGGAGCAGAAGGGCAACCTGATCGTCAAGTGGATCACCTCCACTGACCACAAGACCATCGGGTACATGTACCTGATCTCGTCGGTGCTGTTCTTCCTGCTCGGCGGCGTCATGGCGCTGATCATCCGCGCGGAGCTGTTCGAGCCCGGCATGCAGGTCGTGCCGACGATGGAGCAGTACAACCAGCTGTTCACGATGCACGGCACGATCATGCTGCTGATGTTCGCGACGCCGCTGTTCGCGGGCTTCGCGAATGCGATCCTGCCGCTGCAGATCGGCGCCCCGGACGTGGCGTTCCCGCGCCTGAACGCCTTCGCGTTCTGGCTCTTCCTCTTCGGCTCGCTCATCGCGATCTCGGGCTTCCTCACCCCGCAGGGTGCGGCATCGTTCGGCTGGTTCGCCTACCAGCCCCTCGCCAACGCGAGCTTCACCCCCGGCGCCGGCGGCAACCTGTGGATGCTGGGCCTGGGCATGAGCGGCTTCGGCACGATCCTCGGTGCGGTGAACTTCATCACCACCATCGTCACGATGCGCGCCCCGGGTATGACGATGTGGCGCATGCCGATCTTCACCTGGAACACGCTCATCACGAGCATCCTGATCCTCATGGCGTTCCCGGTGCTGGCGGCAGCCATCCTGTCGGCGGCGTCGGACCGTGTGCTCGGGTCGCACATCTTCGATCCGCAGAACGGTGGGGTGCTGCTGTGGCAGCACTTGTTCTGGTTCTTCGGTCACCCCGAGGTGTACATCATCGCGCTGCCGTTCTTCGGCATCGTGTCGGAGATCTTCCCGGTGTTCAGCCGCAAGCCGATCTTCGGGTACAAGACCCTGGTGTACGCCACGATCGCGATCGCCGCGCTGTCGGTGGCGGTGTGGGCGCACCACATGTATGTCACCGGTGCGGTGCTGCTGCCGTTCTTCGCGTTGATGACGATGCTGATCGCGGTGCCGACAGGGGTGAAGATCTTCAACTGGATCGGCACCATGTGGCGAGGGTCATTGACGTTCGAGACGCCGATGGTGTTCGCTCTGGGGTTCCTGGTGTCGTTCGTCTTCGGTGGTCTGACCGGTGTGATCCTGGCGTCGCCGCCGCTGGACTTCCACCTCTCTGACTCGTACTTCGTGGTCGCGCACTTCCACTACGTGGTGTTCGGCACAGTCGTGTTCGCGATGTTCGCCGGGTTCTACTTCTGGTGGCCGAAGTGGACCGGCCGCATGCTCAACGAGCGCCTGGGCTACGTGCACTTCTGGATGCTGTTCGTCGGCTTCCACCTCACCTTCCTCGTGCAGCACTGGCTGGGTGTCGACGGCATGGTGCGTCGCTACGCCGACTACTCCGCTGCGGACGGCTGGACCTGGGAGAACCAGATCTCCACGGTGGGTGCGATGATCCTCGGTGCTTCGATGATCCCGTTCCTGTTCAACGTGTGGATCACCGCGCGCAAGGCGCCGAAGGTGACGGTCAACGACCCGTGGGGTTACGGTGGTTCGCTGGAGTGGGCCACGAGCTGCCCGCCGCCGCGCCACAACTTCACCTCGATCCCGCGCATCCGCAGCGAGCGCCCGGCGTTCGACGTCAACCACCCCGAGGCGGCCGTGCCGGTCGGCGTGGGACCTGCCAAGGACGCGCCCGATGCTCCGGTTGTCGATGTCTCCGAGGGAGAGGTCAAGTAA
- a CDS encoding cytochrome c oxidase subunit 4, with product MKTNVNLWWLLAGFFLLVAIVYTWWNIIAYPELAWYQAIEWVGTVALFFSVFMAALIGFYVSRVHKAQGGELPEDILTADIDDGDPEMGEFSPWSWWPIVLAFSAALAMIGFAVGTFMIPIGLAVFVIAIVGWVFEYYRGYFAR from the coding sequence ATGAAGACCAACGTCAACCTCTGGTGGCTTCTCGCGGGCTTCTTCCTGCTGGTCGCGATCGTCTACACCTGGTGGAACATCATCGCCTACCCGGAGCTCGCCTGGTACCAGGCGATCGAGTGGGTCGGCACCGTGGCGCTGTTCTTCTCGGTCTTCATGGCCGCACTCATCGGCTTCTACGTCAGCCGTGTGCACAAGGCGCAGGGCGGCGAGCTGCCCGAGGACATCCTCACGGCGGACATCGACGACGGGGACCCCGAGATGGGTGAGTTCAGCCCGTGGTCGTGGTGGCCGATCGTGCTGGCCTTCTCCGCGGCACTGGCCATGATCGGCTTCGCCGTCGGCACCTTCATGATCCCGATCGGCCTTGCCGTCTTCGTCATCGCCATCGTGGGCTGGGTGTTCGAGTACTACCGCGGGTACTTCGCTCGCTGA
- a CDS encoding PP2C family protein-serine/threonine phosphatase, whose product MPARLRAAAVSDVGEFRAVNQDAAFAASWGAGVADGVGGGPAGDLASAALLHRLAAGSPETRDAEHLASRIRWANWDIGAHTRRDPALVGMATTLTGLWFGGSGELLLAHTGDSRAYLLRDGLLSRQTRDDSLVQALVDQGLLSAEEAAVHPRRNVITASLSGDDEDTVSVARVDAVHGDRWLLCSDGVSDYVPHDELERLLVLAPTPERAADWVVRVALDAGTRDNATAVVCDIVPAPERVSPEAPVFVGAAAARFLEGLDSA is encoded by the coding sequence ATGCCCGCTCGACTGAGGGCCGCCGCCGTCTCGGACGTCGGCGAGTTCCGCGCCGTCAACCAGGATGCCGCTTTCGCGGCATCCTGGGGGGCGGGCGTTGCGGACGGCGTCGGTGGGGGACCGGCGGGGGATCTCGCATCGGCCGCGCTCCTGCACCGTCTCGCTGCCGGCTCGCCCGAGACGCGTGACGCGGAGCACCTGGCATCCCGCATCCGCTGGGCGAACTGGGACATCGGCGCGCACACGCGACGGGACCCCGCGCTGGTGGGCATGGCCACGACCCTCACCGGCCTGTGGTTCGGGGGATCGGGAGAGCTCCTCCTCGCCCACACCGGCGACTCCCGCGCCTACCTGCTGCGGGACGGGCTGCTGAGCCGCCAGACGCGCGATGACTCGCTCGTGCAGGCCCTCGTCGACCAGGGGCTCCTCAGCGCCGAGGAAGCGGCCGTGCACCCGCGGCGGAACGTCATCACCGCCTCGCTCAGCGGGGACGATGAAGACACCGTCAGTGTGGCCCGCGTGGACGCCGTGCACGGGGATCGCTGGCTGCTGTGCAGCGACGGAGTGAGCGACTACGTTCCCCACGACGAGCTGGAGCGGCTCCTCGTCCTCGCGCCGACACCTGAGCGTGCCGCGGACTGGGTGGTGCGGGTCGCGCTCGACGCCGGCACCCGCGACAACGCGACGGCCGTCGTGTGCGACATCGTCCCGGCGCCCGAGCGGGTCTCGCCCGAGGCACCCGTGTTCGTCGGCGCTGCGGCCGCCCGCTTTCTCGAGGGCCTCGACAGCGCCTGA
- a CDS encoding rhodanese-like domain-containing protein — protein sequence MMDAATYFSAKLRHETDPSDVHEAQRAGRTMTLVDVRSEAAWDRGRVTGAVHLPHREITARAAAEIDRATPVVVYCWGPGCNAGAKAALAFATAGYDVREMIGGYEYWAREGLPTEDDSGPLPRRFDPLTMVVR from the coding sequence ATGATGGATGCCGCCACCTACTTCTCCGCGAAGCTCCGCCATGAGACCGACCCGAGCGACGTTCACGAGGCCCAGCGTGCGGGCAGGACGATGACGCTCGTCGACGTGCGCAGCGAGGCGGCGTGGGACCGGGGACGTGTCACCGGAGCCGTGCACCTGCCCCACCGTGAGATCACCGCCCGCGCTGCCGCGGAGATCGATCGGGCCACGCCCGTGGTCGTCTACTGCTGGGGCCCCGGATGCAACGCCGGCGCCAAGGCAGCCCTGGCCTTCGCCACGGCCGGCTACGACGTGCGGGAGATGATCGGCGGGTACGAGTACTGGGCCCGCGAAGGCCTGCCGACGGAGGACGACAGCGGCCCGCTGCCGCGCCGGTTCGACCCGCTCACCATGGTGGTGCGGTAG
- the qcrB gene encoding cytochrome bc1 complex cytochrome b subunit: MSTATVTEETTERSKNSDEKPLGGRFVAGAANYLDERTSISGLVKELGRKIFPDHWSFMLGEIALWSFVVVLLSGTFLTFFFQASMVETHYYGAYEAMRGIPMSAAMESTLRISFDIRGGLLVRQIHHWAALVFVAGIGVHMLRVFFTGAFRKPRELNWVIGFVLFVLAMGEGFTGYSLPDDLLSGNGLRIIDGMVKGIPLIGTWTSFLLFGGEFPGVDIVGRLYTLHILLLPAILVALLALHLMLMIVNKHTQFAGPGRTNSNVVGYPMVPVYMSKMGGFFFITFGVIVLIASLFTINPVWNYGPYDPSPVSAGTQPDWYIGFADGALRLVPPHLETVFLDRTWSWNILLPLGVLVVFILLVAIYPFIEAWITGDKREHHIAQRPRNAATRTAIGAAGVTFYAVLWAAASSDLIATHFFLTMEGVIHALQTLLIVGPIVAYFVTKRICLALQKKDREIVLHGYESGRIVRLPGGEYIEVHQPVDEYERVKLVDVETNAPLVVRPNAKGRIPWHENLRASLSRWFFEDRLTPLTQAELDAALAHQHHSLDHMQEEEAAELQGAHERAGVPDAPLHPIDDGHNSETAVRPSNVIIPDEGDDKKDKKDS; the protein is encoded by the coding sequence TTGAGCACCGCAACTGTCACTGAGGAGACGACCGAGAGGTCGAAGAACTCCGACGAGAAGCCCCTCGGCGGGCGCTTCGTCGCGGGGGCGGCGAACTATCTCGATGAGCGCACGAGCATCTCGGGCCTCGTCAAGGAGCTGGGACGCAAGATCTTCCCGGACCACTGGTCGTTCATGCTGGGCGAGATCGCCCTGTGGAGCTTCGTCGTCGTGCTGCTCTCCGGCACGTTCCTGACGTTCTTCTTCCAGGCCTCGATGGTCGAGACGCACTACTACGGCGCGTACGAGGCGATGCGCGGCATCCCGATGTCGGCAGCCATGGAGTCCACCCTGCGGATCTCGTTCGACATCCGCGGCGGTCTGCTGGTGCGTCAGATCCACCACTGGGCGGCCCTCGTCTTCGTCGCCGGCATCGGCGTGCACATGCTGCGCGTCTTCTTCACCGGCGCGTTCCGCAAGCCGCGCGAGCTCAACTGGGTGATCGGCTTCGTGCTGTTCGTCCTCGCGATGGGTGAGGGCTTCACCGGCTACTCGCTCCCCGACGACCTGCTCTCGGGCAACGGCCTGCGCATCATCGACGGCATGGTCAAGGGCATCCCGCTGATCGGCACCTGGACGTCGTTCCTGCTCTTCGGCGGCGAGTTCCCCGGCGTCGACATCGTGGGGCGCCTCTACACGCTGCACATCCTGCTGCTCCCGGCGATCCTGGTGGCGCTGCTCGCGCTTCACCTCATGCTCATGATCGTGAACAAGCACACGCAGTTCGCCGGCCCCGGCCGCACGAACAGCAATGTCGTCGGCTACCCGATGGTGCCGGTCTACATGTCGAAGATGGGCGGCTTCTTCTTCATCACGTTCGGTGTGATCGTGCTGATCGCGTCGCTGTTCACCATCAACCCGGTGTGGAACTACGGCCCCTACGACCCGTCGCCGGTGTCTGCGGGAACGCAGCCCGACTGGTACATCGGCTTCGCCGACGGCGCCCTGCGTCTGGTGCCGCCGCACCTGGAGACGGTCTTCCTCGACCGCACGTGGTCGTGGAACATCCTGCTGCCGCTCGGTGTGCTCGTCGTCTTCATCCTGCTGGTCGCCATCTACCCCTTCATCGAGGCGTGGATCACCGGCGACAAGCGCGAGCACCACATCGCGCAGCGTCCGCGCAACGCCGCCACCCGCACCGCCATCGGCGCGGCCGGTGTCACGTTCTACGCGGTGCTGTGGGCTGCGGCATCCTCCGACCTTATCGCCACGCACTTCTTCCTCACGATGGAGGGCGTCATCCACGCCCTGCAGACGCTGCTCATCGTCGGGCCGATCGTCGCCTACTTCGTCACCAAGCGCATCTGTCTCGCGCTGCAGAAGAAGGACCGCGAGATCGTGCTGCACGGCTACGAGTCCGGTCGCATCGTCCGCCTCCCGGGCGGCGAGTACATCGAGGTGCACCAGCCGGTCGACGAGTACGAGCGCGTCAAGCTCGTCGACGTCGAGACCAACGCGCCGCTGGTGGTGCGGCCCAACGCCAAGGGACGCATCCCGTGGCACGAGAACCTGCGCGCCTCGCTGTCACGGTGGTTCTTCGAGGACCGCCTGACCCCGCTCACCCAGGCGGAGCTCGACGCGGCGCTGGCTCACCAGCACCACTCCCTCGACCACATGCAGGAAGAGGAGGCCGCGGAGCTTCAGGGCGCCCACGAGCGCGCCGGCGTCCCCGACGCTCCCCTGCACCCGATCGATGACGGTCACAACAGCGAGACGGCCGTGCGCCCGTCGAACGTGATCATCCCCGACGAGGGCGACGACAAGAAGGACAAGAAGGACTCCTGA
- the qcrA gene encoding cytochrome bc1 complex Rieske iron-sulfur subunit: protein MTHEDDALEHERASWKPSPGLAVAVSDPVHNPGLPPHRARITDKDPAAMKRAERTVYTLFYLSLAGSIWAVAAYMIFPIESGQLIDIRNNNLFIGLGIGLALLAIGVGAIHWSKAIMSDKEFIEPRHATRGRDTTREAAVEVFREANEESGFGRRTMIRNSLIAAVVASVVPGITLFRGLAPESTPEHPHAGDPVYLLSHTMWKKGERLAHDPSGLPIRAADLTLGSVVQVIPESLASLSHHDGYLEEKAKAIVLAVRLLPEQLKEAEDRKDWSYDGIVAYSKVCTHVGCPVALYEQQTHHLLCPCHQSQFDVSDGAAVIFGPAARPLPQLPITVDDEGYLIARSDFTEPVGPSFWERH from the coding sequence ATGACACACGAGGACGACGCGCTCGAGCACGAGAGGGCTTCCTGGAAGCCCTCCCCGGGGCTCGCGGTCGCGGTATCCGACCCCGTGCACAACCCCGGTCTGCCGCCGCACCGCGCACGCATCACCGACAAGGATCCCGCCGCGATGAAGCGGGCCGAGCGCACGGTGTACACCCTGTTCTACCTGTCCCTCGCCGGGAGCATCTGGGCGGTCGCCGCCTACATGATCTTCCCGATCGAGAGCGGGCAGCTCATCGACATCCGCAACAACAACCTCTTCATCGGACTCGGCATCGGCCTGGCCCTGCTCGCGATCGGCGTCGGCGCCATCCACTGGTCCAAGGCGATCATGTCCGACAAGGAGTTCATCGAGCCGCGTCACGCCACCCGTGGCCGCGACACGACACGTGAAGCCGCCGTCGAGGTGTTCCGCGAGGCCAACGAGGAGTCCGGGTTCGGCCGCCGCACCATGATCCGCAACTCGCTGATCGCCGCGGTCGTGGCATCCGTCGTTCCGGGCATCACGCTGTTCCGCGGCCTCGCCCCGGAAAGCACGCCCGAGCACCCCCACGCCGGCGACCCGGTGTACCTGCTCAGCCACACCATGTGGAAGAAGGGCGAGCGCCTGGCGCACGACCCGAGCGGCCTGCCCATCCGTGCCGCCGACCTGACCCTCGGGTCGGTCGTGCAGGTGATCCCCGAGTCGCTCGCCTCGCTGAGCCACCACGACGGCTACCTCGAGGAGAAGGCCAAGGCGATCGTCCTGGCCGTGCGCCTGCTCCCCGAGCAGCTGAAAGAGGCCGAGGACCGCAAGGACTGGTCGTACGACGGCATCGTCGCCTACTCCAAGGTGTGCACGCACGTCGGCTGCCCCGTCGCCCTGTACGAGCAGCAGACCCACCATCTGCTGTGCCCCTGTCACCAGTCGCAGTTCGACGTGTCCGATGGCGCGGCGGTCATCTTCGGCCCCGCTGCACGTCCGCTGCCGCAGCTGCCGATCACCGTCGACGACGAGGGCTACCTCATCGCACGCAGCGACTTCACCGAGCCGGTCGGCCCGAGCTTCTGGGAGCGTCATTGA
- the qcrC gene encoding cytochrome bc1 complex diheme cytochrome c subunit, giving the protein MARHTPRRTNGRRSPWAAAALIGIGLLVTGGVYAGASAAVAASEPQTVTSALTVEDGKKLFQANCATCHGLDLQGSANGPSLYGVGELSVEFQVATGRMPLQMQGPQAPQKPVQFTQEQIEAIAAYTQSVAPGPSYPDAHVLDGEGDVSAGAELFRINCAMCHNVAAAGGALTEGKYAPPLTDTSALHIYAAMVTGPQNMPVFNDLTLTTEEKRDIISALMYMQESPSPGGFNLGSLGPVSEGLFIWIFGIGGLIALTVWITAKSN; this is encoded by the coding sequence ATGGCACGACACACTCCTCGCCGCACGAACGGCCGCCGCAGCCCCTGGGCCGCCGCAGCCCTCATCGGCATCGGTCTTCTCGTCACCGGCGGCGTCTACGCGGGAGCCTCCGCAGCCGTTGCCGCCTCCGAGCCGCAGACGGTGACGTCCGCGCTCACGGTCGAGGACGGCAAGAAGCTGTTCCAGGCCAACTGCGCCACCTGCCACGGGCTCGACCTGCAGGGCTCCGCGAACGGACCCTCGCTGTACGGCGTCGGCGAGCTCTCGGTGGAGTTCCAGGTGGCTACGGGCCGCATGCCGCTGCAGATGCAGGGCCCGCAGGCCCCGCAGAAGCCGGTGCAGTTCACGCAGGAGCAGATCGAGGCGATCGCGGCGTACACGCAGTCCGTCGCCCCCGGCCCCAGCTACCCCGACGCGCACGTCCTCGACGGCGAGGGCGATGTCTCCGCAGGCGCCGAGCTCTTCCGCATCAACTGCGCGATGTGCCACAACGTGGCGGCCGCCGGCGGCGCCCTCACCGAGGGCAAGTACGCCCCGCCGCTCACCGACACCAGCGCACTGCACATCTACGCCGCCATGGTGACGGGCCCGCAGAACATGCCGGTCTTCAACGACCTGACCCTCACCACGGAGGAGAAGCGCGACATCATCTCCGCGCTGATGTACATGCAGGAGAGCCCGTCGCCCGGCGGCTTCAACCTCGGCTCGCTCGGCCCCGTTTCGGAGGGTCTGTTCATCTGGATCTTCGGTATCGGCGGTTTGATCGCTCTCACCGTGTGGATCACGGCGAAGTCGAACTGA
- the ctaE gene encoding aa3-type cytochrome oxidase subunit III, with translation MRSVKRPDPVAVGTIVWLGSEVMFFAGLFAIFFTLRSTSPELFAARSEVLNVPFAAINTFILVLSSFTCQAGVFAAERFQSYRTGSFWNVRKWGMTEWFFLTFIMGAVFVSGQVWEYATLVAEGLPISADAYASAFYITTGFHALHVTGGLIAFLMVIGRAYAVKNFGRKEMTTAIVVSYYWHFVDVVWIVLFAVIYLLPFVG, from the coding sequence ATGCGGTCGGTCAAGCGACCTGACCCGGTCGCCGTCGGCACCATTGTCTGGCTCGGCAGCGAGGTCATGTTCTTCGCGGGCCTGTTCGCGATCTTCTTCACGCTGCGCAGCACCTCGCCGGAGCTGTTCGCCGCGCGGAGCGAGGTCCTGAACGTCCCCTTCGCCGCGATCAACACGTTCATCCTCGTGCTGTCGTCCTTCACCTGCCAGGCCGGCGTCTTCGCCGCCGAGCGCTTCCAGTCCTACCGCACCGGCAGCTTCTGGAACGTGCGCAAGTGGGGCATGACCGAGTGGTTCTTCCTCACCTTCATCATGGGCGCGGTGTTCGTCTCCGGCCAGGTCTGGGAGTACGCGACGCTCGTCGCCGAGGGCCTGCCGATCAGCGCCGACGCATACGCCTCGGCCTTCTACATCACGACCGGCTTCCACGCCCTGCACGTCACCGGCGGCCTGATCGCGTTCCTGATGGTCATCGGGCGCGCCTACGCGGTGAAGAACTTCGGGCGCAAGGAGATGACCACCGCGATCGTCGTGTCCTACTACTGGCACTTCGTCGACGTCGTGTGGATCGTCCTGTTCGCCGTCATCTATCTGCTGCCCTTCGTGGGCTGA